The following proteins come from a genomic window of Rutidosis leptorrhynchoides isolate AG116_Rl617_1_P2 chromosome 10, CSIRO_AGI_Rlap_v1, whole genome shotgun sequence:
- the LOC139870416 gene encoding coniferyl alcohol acyltransferase-like: protein MDVNTMIDVLKTSLSQALGLFYTLAGEIVRNASGEPEVHCNNKGVEFIEAESDVDLRDLNFYNPDENVGGKLMPKKRHGVLVVQATALRCGGLVLACMFDHRVLDGYSINLFTSSWVNMALSKPLFLVPNVLRSNLNVRHPRVYTPSVANMYVPLPIYESLQNVPKNDQYQHSLTNRIYYMEGDQIKRLQSLASENGTQISKIEAVTSFLWKITGSLLEDSGHFGYKCNVVVPVNGRRWLEGVEKQKLMAARSGNVFSMPFRGMQAKVTTC from the exons ATGGATGTCAACACAATGATTGATGTCCTTAAGACTTCATTATCTCAAGCACTCGGCTTATTCTACACACTTGCTGGAGAAATTGTTCGCAACGCTTCTGGTGAACCTGAGGTTCACTGCAACAACAAAGGTGTCGAATTTATTGAAGCCGAATCTGATGTGGACCTCAGGGATCTCAACTTTTATAATCCCGACGAAAACGTTGGAGGAAAACTAATGCCCAAGAAGCGTCATGGAGTTCTTGTTGTTCAG GCCACGGCGTTAAGATGCGGGGGACTGGTACTAGCGTGCATGTTTGATCATCGAGTATTAGATGGCTACTCGATCAACTTGTTCACATCTTCATGGGTTAACATGGCCCTATCCAAGCCACTATTTCTCGTCCCCAATGTTCTTCGTTCTAACCTAAACGTTAGGCACCCTCGCGTCTACACACCTTCGGTAGCCAACATGTACGTTCCTTTGCCCATCTACGAATCACTTCAAAACGTTCCCAAAAACGATCAATATCAACACTCACTTACAAATCGAATATATTATATGGAGGGTGACCAAATTAAGAGACTCCAATCTTTGGCCAGTGAAAATGGGACCCAAATTTCTAAGATAGAGGCGGTTACTTCGTTCTTATGGAAGATAACCGGTTCGTTATTGGAGGATTCGGGCCATTTTGGCTATAAGTGCAACGTTGTGGTTCCGGTTAATGGGAGGAGATGGTTAGAAGGAGTTGAGAAACAAAAGCTAATGGCTGCACGTTCTGGTAATGTTTTTTCTATGCCGTTTCGAGGGATGCAAGCAAAGGTAACGACATGTTAA